Sequence from the Terriglobales bacterium genome:
CGGATAGTAAGCCTCGCCCTGTCCGCCATTGCGAAGATGCAGGAAGCGAACCAGCGCCGCCAGTTCGTATTCCTGCTGCCCAGCCACGGTGGAGCGCATGGCCTCTGCCAGCGTGAGCGATGCCAGTTCGCTGGAGCGGCGAATGATGGCGATCTCCTGCGGGCTCTTGATCAGGCGCATCTGGTCCACGATGGGCGTGAGATCGTGGATCGCAAGCGTCGGAAAGCGCCGATGAATCTGGTCGATGAATCGCGCTTCGCGGGGAGCCTCACCGTCCCAGGGGTCATTCATGCGATCGAGGTTGTAGCGGACCGCCAAATCGCGGCTGGTCGCCTCCACCTCTTCCGGCGCGGTCGGGATATACAAAGTGGCATGCTGCCGCTCATATCCGGCCAGCGCAGTGGCGAAATTTTCCAGGGGTTGGATTTTGATGGCGGCGATTTGGCTGGACGCGTCGTCGGGACCGAGCAGCGCGCCTTCGAACTTCTGGCGGCGCGGATCGCGCGCTGGCATGAACAGCATTTCGCACGCGTCGGCGCAGGCCAACCCGTTGACCACAACCAGGATCGAGCCTGGCGCCTCCGTGCCGGTGAAATAGAAAAGTTCGTTGTTCTCGCGAAAGGAGACGTAGTTGGGCAGGTCCTCGCGGCCGCGGATGATCGCCACCGCGTCTTTGCCGATGGCCGAGCGCAGCTTGGCGCGCCGGTCGGCGAATTCCTGCTTCGAAAATGTCTTCGTGAACTCCGGCTGCTTCTGGGCAAAGGCAGGGGTGAGCGCCAGCACGAGAAACGCTGCGGCAAGGTTCCGGCTATTCCGCATCCGCACCTCCGGGGTGAGCCGCAGATTAACGCAGAAAGAGAGGGTTTTGGCAAGACAGGTCGGGGATCACAGACCGGAACCAGGCCGGTGAGTAGAATGCAGGATCCCAATGAACTTCAAGATTGTGGGCCCAATCCGCGAGACTGAGATCATCGCCAGCGGCGTGGCAGTTAAAACCCGCAAGAACCTCTGGAAAAAGTTTGGGCGCGACAACTGGAGGAAGGTGAAGGGCGTCGCCGAAGTGATGTATGCTGACGGGAGCATATGGCTAGCAGAGCTGCATTGGTACGAAGCACACGGGATCGGAAGAAAGCTGCTCAAGGTAAAAAGGCGGCTGCGGCGACTGTGAACGGACGCCGCACGCGGTTCGTCGTGTGCATTGACGCGCGCGAGTACACGGAAGTGGATTT
This genomic interval carries:
- a CDS encoding Xaa-Pro peptidase family protein, which codes for MRNSRNLAAAFLVLALTPAFAQKQPEFTKTFSKQEFADRRAKLRSAIGKDAVAIIRGREDLPNYVSFRENNELFYFTGTEAPGSILVVVNGLACADACEMLFMPARDPRRQKFEGALLGPDDASSQIAAIKIQPLENFATALAGYERQHATLYIPTAPEEVEATSRDLAVRYNLDRMNDPWDGEAPREARFIDQIHRRFPTLAIHDLTPIVDQMRLIKSPQEIAIIRRSSELASLTLAEAMRSTVAGQQEYELAALVRFLHLRNGGQGEAYYPLVAAGTNAYAPHYHAGTSQLKAGEMLLLDAAPDFHYYMSDVTRMWPVSGKFTPEQRQLYSFYLGCYRAIISHIRPEVSPRAIAQEAARDMRALLQHTTFANPKHAAAATNFVESYNQRSERPGFMLGHWVGMSTHDVGGPVDILKPGMVFTIEPSLTVADDETYIRLEDMLLVTEKGVEVLSPQAPEDPDKIEALMAEKGLLKQYPRLLADDVVNAK